A single genomic interval of Dehalococcoidia bacterium harbors:
- the mce gene encoding methylmalonyl-CoA epimerase, producing MIKRIDHVAIAVKSLDEAVKNFEHLFGVKCSKIEEVPDQGVKAGIFLLGNTEIEFLEPTNPNGGVAKFVEKQGGGIHHICLEVDDTDAELQKIESKGATLIDKKGRKGLAGKIGFIHPKSVNGVLIELAQKTHAH from the coding sequence ATGATCAAGAGAATCGACCATGTGGCAATAGCCGTCAAAAGTCTTGATGAAGCCGTAAAAAACTTTGAGCACTTATTCGGAGTCAAGTGCAGTAAGATCGAAGAGGTTCCTGACCAGGGTGTAAAGGCCGGCATTTTCCTTCTTGGCAATACCGAAATCGAATTTCTGGAGCCGACGAATCCCAATGGTGGCGTGGCCAAGTTCGTGGAAAAACAGGGCGGCGGAATCCATCACATTTGCCTGGAAGTGGATGACACCGATGCGGAACTCCAGAAGATCGAATCCAAAGGGGCAACCTTGATCGATAAGAAAGGCCGAAAGGGACTTGCCGGGAAGATCGGCTTTATCCATCCCAAATCCGTGAACGGTGTTCTGATCGAGCTGGCCCAGAAGACCCATGCGCATTAG